Below is a window of bacterium DNA.
GAACGAATCGACGACCGGAAGAGGCTGGCGAATGATCGGGTCCAGAGGGGTGTACAACCGACTTGCGCTGTGCCCGGAGCACCTGCGCCCGACTGTTGGCACCCCCCGATAACCCTCCTGGGCCGCCAGTGGGCGAGCTCGAAGAAGCGAATGGACAAACCCGAACAGCCGCCGGCCGAGAAACAAGAAGCCAGGAACCGACCAAGCTCAGGAGGCGGGCCGCGGGATATGCTTGACTCTTCCTAGAAGGGCGCAAGTGTTGCGAATACGTGAGACTCGCCATGCGCGAATAGCGCCGGCGCAAGCGTTACGTTGCAGCGGACACTGTCTAATGCTTGAGGGGTATGCACGGCACGAGCCGAAGGCGGTCAGTCTCTACTCTTGTCTTTTTACTTGCATAAATTTGCTATAAATGCTAGTTTTTACAAGACAAATGCAACAAAACAGATGCATGAAGGAGCCGAAATGGCCAGAAAACCCGCCATGTCGGGCTGGGTGGATCAGCTTCAAGGTCTTGGCAGCTACACCTTTACCGCTTCCCTGGCCGAATCCGAGACCGGCCGTTCATTCGTTGCGGTTCAGACGGCCCTGCGCAGGCTCAAGGAGCAACGGAAGATCGTGTCCCCCCGTCGCGGGTTCTACGTCGTCGTGCCTCCGGAATATCGGGCGACGGGGTCGCCGCCGGCGAGCTGGTTCATCGACGATCTCATGCGCCACCTCGAGCAGCCCTACTACGTGGGGCTGCTCAGCGCCGCGGCGATCCACGGCGCCTCCCATCAGCAACCCATGGCCTTCCAGGTCGTGACGAACCAGCCCACGCGCGAGATGCGCGCCGGCAAGGTCACCATCCGATTCTCGATGAACAGCAAGGTCGAGCGGATGCCGACGACCGAGATCCAGACCGAAACGGGCACGATGCGTGTCGCCACTCCCGAGACCACGGCGTTCGACCTGGTCCGGTACCAGGCTGCGGCAGGGCATCTGGACAACATTGCCACAGTTCTTGCGGAGTTGGCGGAGCGCATCGACGCGCGGGCGCTGGTCGGCATCGCGCATCTGGTGAAGCTTCCGGACGTCCAGCGCCTGGGCTACCTGCTCGACGCGGTCGGTGAAGCCGACGTCGCCGCTCCGATGGCGGAATGGCTCAAGGCCTGGAACCCCCGCGCGATCCCGCTGCTCCCCGGGCAGCCGGCGCGCGCCGGGACCGATGAACGATGGCACGTCCGACCCAATGCCGAACTGGAGATCGACCTTTGATCCCACGCGCCAACATCACTGCATGGCGTACCCACGCACCGTGGCCCGCCAACGAGCAGGTCGAACAGGACCTGGTGCTTTCGCGCGCGCTGGTCGCCATGTTCTCGGCGGAGGCCGTGGCCGCTCAGGCCGTCTTCCGCGGGGGCACGGCCTTGCATAAGCTCTTCCTCGGCGCGGGAAGGCGCTACTCGGAGGATATCGACCTTGTCCAGCGTGACGCGGGCCCCATCGGCGAGCTGATCGGCGCGATTCGCGGTGCCCTGGACCCGTGGCTGGGAATCCCGCAGTGGAAGCAGGCCCAGGGGCGCTTCACCCTTATCTACCGCTACGAGACGACGTTTCCGCCGGTCGCGACCATGCGGCTGAAGGTCGAGATCAACACCCGGGAGCACTTCGCCGTTCTGCCCATTGAGCAGTACCCGTTCGTGGTGGAAAATCCGTGGTTCAGCGGAACTGCCGCTCTCCCGGTGTACCACCTCGACGAACTGTTGGGGACGAAGATGCGCGCACTCTACCAGCGCAGGAAGGGACGCGACCTGTTCGACCTCTGGGTGGCCCTGCGGGCAGGAGGCGCCACGAGCGCCCGTATCGTCGAGTGTTTCCAGCGCTACATGGCTCACGACGGCCTGACGGTATCGCGCGCCGAGTTCGAGGCGAACCTGACTGCAAAGATCAGAACCGCCACATTCCGGGAAGACATCCGGCCCCTCGTCTCGGCCGACGTCGCCTACGATCCGGCGGTCGCAGTGCAACTGGTTCAACGCGAATTGCTCGCGCGATTGCCAGGGGAGCCGTGGAAGGGGCTGGATCGATGATGGATGCACCGGTGCATCCTACCTGCGCTTCCCGCCCCTGTCCTTCTCCTACGCATCCATGTCCGCCCACTTGCGGGCCGCGCGCGCGAAGAAGACCAGCGCAATGATCGCCACCACGCCGATGCCCGCGAACGGCAGCCACACCTTCAGGTGCGGGTCGTAGGTCTCCCAGAGCAGCGACGTGGCCGCCGCGGCGTCCAGCCCCGTCACCTGCTGCAGCTTCACGAAGGCCTCGGTGCGCGCGACTCCGGCCGCGGCATCGAGGCTGCCCAATTTGCCGTCCCAGCTGCCGCCGCCCGGCGCGTGCTCGGCCAGGTATTTCTGCGCGAGCACCGCCTTCTCGCCGAAGTTGCCGTAGAAGTAGCCCTGCAGCTTGGAGCCCACCAGCCCGCCCACGCCGACGGGAATGTTCACGAAGCCCAGGTACAGGCCCTTCTTGTCCACGGGGGCGATCAGCGCCAGGTACTCGTTCTTCTTCGGGCCGGTGAGCATCTCGCCGAACGAGAAGCCCATGACGCCGAGCAGGAACACCGAGCCCAGGTTGGTCAACCCGGCCACCAGCACGCCGATGGTGGCCATGCCCATGCCGATGACCATCGACTCGAGCGTGCGCATCTTGCGCACGAGCCACGACACCGGGATCATCAGCAGCACGATCAACAGAGCGTTCAGGTTCAGCAGGATCTCCTGCGGCACCTGCAGGCCGCGATCGGTCTCGATGGCCCACTTGTCCGGAAACAGCGGTGAACTCCGGAAGAAGGCGGCCGTTCCACCCGAGTCGTTCCAGTCGGTCAGGAAGTTCGGGTGCAGGTCCCAGAGGGTGTACATCATCAGCCAGAAGCAGCTCATGATGGCCAGCCACGTGGCCAGGCGCCAGTCGCCGAGGGTGCGGAGCGTGCGCGTGAGCACCTGCAGCGGGCTCGCCGTCTTGTCGGAGCCGCTGGCGAAATCCTTGAACGTGAACAGCATCAGGTAGTTCAGGGACATCACCGCGGCCGCGGTGAAGAACAGCGCCTGCCACGAGTAGTCGTGGCGGATGAAGTTGGCGAGCATCGGCCCGATCGCCGCGCCCACGTTGACCACCCAGTAGAAGATGCCCCAACCCAGCGACGAGTTCGTGCGGTCCAGGTTCTGCGCCAGGCTTCCCTGCAGCGACGGCTTGAAGAACGCGGTACCCGTGGCCAGCACCACCACGCCGAAGGTGAAGCCCAGGAAGCTGGTCTGCGTGGCCATCAGGCAGTAGCCCAGCACATTGAGGGTGATCGCGAAGAACAGGCTCCGCTTGTACCCGTAGCGGTCGGCGAAACCGCCCGTGAAGGTGGGCAATATCGACTGGAAGGCGAACCACAGCGCGTAGATGGTGCCCTTGTCGGCGGCCGTGAAATGCAGGCCGTGCGGGTCGTCGGCCTGCATGATGTAGATGGCCACCACCGAACGGACCAGGTAGTAGGCCAGCCGTTCGAACATCTCGATCACGTTGAGCAGCCAGTAGCCGTGGGAGAATCCCAACAGGCGGCCGCGGCCGGCGAGCGCGTCGGTCAGCGGGGTGTCGGTCATGTCCGGGATCCTCCGCAGCGGCGGCGGTCAGTGGGCTGGTGGCACGACGAGGACCTCGCGGAGCGCCTCGAGCGTGTAGGGCTTGTTCAGGAAGGCGTCGAAGCCGTGCGCCCGGAACTCCGCCACGACGGCGCTGTCCGAGTAACCGCTCGAGACGACAGCCCGGATGCCCGGGGCCAGGGCGCGGATGAGGCCGATGGCCTCGTCGCCGCCCATGCCGCCGCGCACGGTCAGGTCGAGAACCACTATATCATAGGGCTGACCGGCGGCGATCGCCCTTTCGACCAGGTCCACCGCTTCACGGCCGTCGACGGCCTCGTCCACGGTGTGGCCGAGCGAGCCGATCATGGCCCCGGCCACCGAGCGGATGAGTTCCTCGTCGTCCATCACCAGCACGCGGAGGCGGCGCTGGCCCGGCGCCGCCTTGCCCGCCGACGGTTCAGACGTCATCGGGCCAGCTTCGGCAGCGGCGGCCGGCAGGAGGACCTCGAACGTGGTTCCCCGACCAGGCTCCGAGGCAACCCGGATGGAACCGCCGTGGCGCTTGACGATGGACCACGTGGTGGCCAGGCCCAGGCCGCTGCCGCTCTGCTTCGTGGTGAAGTAGGGGTCGAAGATGCGCGGCAGGTACGAAGGCGCGATGCCGACGCCCGCATCGGCGATGCGCACGACCACGAACCGCCCGCCGGCGGGCAGGGCCGCATCACTCCCGCCCGGCAGCTCGAGGTTGGCCAGTTCGATGCGCACGACTCCCGCCTGCTGCATGGCCTGGCTCGCGTTCATGACGATGTTCTGGACGACCTGCACGATCTGGCCCTCGTCGGCATCGGCGTCCCACAGGCCGGCCGGGGCATCGAGGGCGCAGACGGTCGAGGTGCCGCTCAGGGCGAAGTGCGTGGCGCCCTCGACCACCGCCGGCAGCGACAGGCGTTTCTTCTGCGGCTTCCCGCCCTTGGCGAAGGTGAGCAGCTGCGAGGTCAGGCTGACCGCCTGGCCGCTGGCCCTCTCGGCCTGGGCGAGCATCGCCGCCGCGGCCGCCGGATCCTCGAGCTTCATCCGCGCCAGGGAGATGTAGCCGAACACACCCTGCAGCAGGTTGTTGAAGTCGTGCGCCAGGCCGCCGGCCAGCGTGCCGATGGCTTCGAGCTTCTGCAGGCGCAGCCGCTCGCCCTCGAGACGGCGCCGCTGGGTCAGGTCGCTGGCGACGATGATGACCATGCGTGGACGACCCTGCTCGTCGCGGACCAGGGAGACGTCGGCTTCGCCGTCGAACCGGCTGCCGTCGCGGCGGAGGAACCCGAATTCGAGGCCCTGGAAGCGCGAGACGGTGAACAGTTCCAGGAGCTTCGCCTGCGCCAGTTCGCGGCTTTCCGGGGCCACCCACTCGAAGACGCTGCGACCGACAAGTTCGGCGTCCTCATCCTCGCCGAACAGTTGCAGCGCCGCCCTGTTGGCCATCCGGATACGGCCCTCGAGGTCGGACACGGTGATGGCGTTGGGCGCCAGTTCATTGAGCAGGCGGTAGAGATGCTCGCGATCGCGCAGCTCGTCCTGGGCCAGGCGACGGTCGGTCACGTCGCTGACCACGCCGTTCCACAGTACGTCGCCGCCGGGTACGACGGTCTGGCTGGCATCGAGACGTATCCAGCGGATCGAGCCGTCGACGACGAAACGGCCTTCCCAGCTCAGGGGATCGCCGGCCTGCGTGGCCGCCTCGTTGGCGCGGTACAGATCGTCGAGGTCGTCGGGATGGATCCCCGCGAAACCCAGGTCCGCATCGGCCAATACCGCGTCATGATCATAGCCGAGCATCAGGCAGGCCCGCGGACTCAGGTACTCGAAGGTCGGGCGGCCGTCGGCTCGCATGCGCAGCGTGTAGACGCCGTTGGGAATGCGGCGCACCAGCTCGTCGTAGCGGGAGGTTATCTCGGCGAGTTCGCTGTTGCTGCGCGTCAGGTCGGCCGTGCGCGCGGCGACCTGGCGCTCCAGATCTTCACGCCCGCGACGCAGCTCGGCTTCGGTCGCGCGAAGGTCGTCGATCAGGCGGGTGAAGTCCTGCGCGTCGGTCAACGCCTTGCGGCCGAGACACTCGGCCACGCCGCGATAGTAGTCGCGCTCGGACTCGACATGCGTCGACTTTTCGACCATCCCCGGGACCTGATCTGCCGATTCCGCCACCGTCACCCTCCTTCCGAGAGGACGACCAGGACGCCCGTCCAGTCCAGGCCGCGGCTGCGACCCAGAAGCGGCGCGATCTCGACGCCGGACCAGATGCCCAGGAGCGGGATGCCGGCCTCGCGCGTCACCCGCTGGACCTCGGCAGCTTCCTCCTGGTCCGTCCGCGACTGCGCGGCCGTGCGGCCACCGCAGCTGATGTACAGCGCCAGGAACGGCCGTCGTCCCCCGGCACGCGCCCGCGCCACGAGTGCCGGCGCGTTCTCGCGCACGGACTGCAGCATCATGCGGTTGTCGCGGACCATGAACTGCACTTCCTGGCCCACGGCCAGGTCGGCCTCGAACATGCCGACGCCGTCGCCGTCCGGCGTCACGCCGGTCAGCAGGCGATTGACGTACTGGCTCTCCCGGGGTGGACCGAACCGTTCGCCGCAGTTGATGCCCAGCGTGAGGTTCATGATCACGGGACGTTCGCCGCGCCAGTCCCGGTTCCCGAACAGTTCGTCGATGATCTCCGGGAGCGGACGGCCGTCCAGTTCGTGGACAACGTCGCCCTGCATGCGCGTGATGCGCCGGTAGACGCCGTCGAGCGGGATGCAGCCGTGCATGATCGTGTGATCGACGCTGCAGTCACCGCTGATCAGGCAGGCCACCACGTGCTGGGAGACGACGCCCCGGCCGTCGAACTGCCAGGTCGAGCCGAAGCCGTACTCGCCCAGGAGCCCGGCGCCGAGGATCGGCACGTCTCCGGGGAGCAATTCCTCGATGCCGGCAAGCAGGGGAGCCGAGGCGTTGAGCACCGGCGGCCCCGGCTGGCCGGCCGGCGTGCGGATCGAGTCGTAGAGGACATAGAGTGCCTTGTCCGCCTTCGACCGGGCCAGGCCTCTCGCCAGGGTGCGCCCGGCAGCAACCTCGTCGACGTCGAGGCCGCCGGCAGCGGCGACCCTGAAGGCCACCTTGTCGGAACGGATGGCGGCAACCGCCGCCGGGTGGCCCTGGTAGGAGAGTGCTTCGTTCGTGATCACGCCGAGGCTGGAGCCGCCGATGATCGGCGTGGCCCCGCCGACCACGGAGCGCAGCCCGGCGTGGAACCGGTGGGCATCACTGTGGCCCGAGCAGAAGGCGGCCAGGAGGTCGGCCTGCCCCAGCCCGCCGGCGCGCAGGGCCGCAGCGGCGGTGTCGCGGCCGAGCGAGTAGGCGTCGGCATCGTTTCCGTAGGAAATTCCCACACCGGTCATCCGCATCCCCCATTTCGTGCCTCCGCGCGTGCACTGCGATTATGACTGCCGGGCCGCCTGCGGGTCAATGGCCGCGGCGGTCATGATGTGCAACAGGCCGTCGCACGCGAGACGGACTATCATGGGGACACGGGCCCGCCCCGCCGCGGGCCGGATCGGAGACCTCATGAACATCCTCCTGGTGGAACCCCGTACTCCCGAGACTTTCTGGAGCCTGCGCCACGCGCTGCGTTTTGTCGGCAAGCGCGCCGCCAATCCGCCGCTGGGCCTGCTCACGATGGCGGGCCTGCTGCCCCGCGACTGGTCCTGTCGCCTCGTCGACCGCAACACCACCGACCTGCCCGACGCCGACCTGGCCTGGGCCGACTTCGTGATGGTCAGCGCGATGGAGATCCACCGCGGCGAGGTGACGGAACTGGCCCGGCGTTGCCGTACCCTGGGCCGGCCGTTGATCGGCGGCGGCCCGCTGTTCATGCCCGAGCCCGACGCCTCGCTCGGCGTCCCGCACGTGGTCGTGGGCGAGGCGGAGGAACTCGCGGCCGGACTGGTCGCCGACCTGCGCGCCGGCACGCTGCGCCCCCTGTACCAGGCCCCGCGATTCCCCGATCTCTCGCTGACGCCGCTGCCCCGCTGGGACCTGCTCGACCTGCGCCTCTACGCGACGATGTCGGTGCAGTCGTGCCGCGGCTGCCCGTTCGACTGCGAGTTCTGCGATGTGGTCGCCCTCAACGGGCGCCGGCCGCGCGTGAAGTCGCCGGCGCAGTTCATCGCCGAACTGGAGGCGCTGCGCGTCCTGGGCTGGCAGGGCCCGGTCTTCGTGGTCGACGACAACTTCATCGGCGATCCCCGGCGCAGTCGCGAACTGCTGCTGGCGATCATCGACTGGCGTGCGCGCACGCGCACACGCATGACCTTCCTGACCGAGGCCTCGGTCAACATGGCGGCCGAGCCCGAGCTTCTCGACCTGATCGTCACCGCCGGCTTCAAGAAGGTGTTCCTGGGCCTGGAAACGCCCAGCGCCGCGAGCCTGCGCGAATGCCGCAAGCTGCAGAACCTGCGCGGCGACCTGGCCGGGAGCGTGGCGACGATCCAGGCCGCCGGCCTCGAGGTGATGGGCGGCTTCATCGTCGGCTTCGACAGCGACGAACCCGACATCTTCCAGCGACAGTACGAGTTCATCCAGAAGGCCGGCGTGGTGACGGCGATGGTCGGCCTGCTGCAGGCCATGCCGCGCAGCCGCCTCTACCAGCGCCTGGCCGGCGAGGGCCGGCTGCGCACCGAGAGCCACGGCGACAACACGAGTGTCGTGTTCAACTTCGAACCGCGGCTGGACCGCGAGTTCCTGATCGACAACTACCGCCGCCTGATGTGCCGCCTCTACGAGCCCGGCGCTTACTACGACCGCATCCGCATCTTCCTCGATGCCCATCGCATGCGTGGCCCGCGTACCCCCGTGTCCTGGCCCGACGTGGGCGCCGGCTTCCGGTCGGCGTGGGTCATGGGCATCGCGCACCGCGGTCGCCGCGCCTACTGGCGCTTCGTGCTGTCCACGCTCACCCGGCACCCCGACCAGTTCGGCGTGGCGATGACGCTCGCCATCATGGGGCACCATTTCCGGCGGGTGGCGGCGGAGCTCTAGGCGGGCCCGCCGCGACCGGACCGAAGCAGTCCGGTTCCCCGTGGCGCCGGCCTGCGGAATCGGCTAGTCTTGGGCGCGACAAGTCCAGGCCGCGACAACGCAGGCCGCTGCCGCTGCGACCCGTCCGGCGGCGGGCATCCCCCTCGACAGGATCGGCTCCATGAATCGTCAACAACTCATCCTGGCCGGCCGGGTCGGCGACCAGGAGGTCCGCTTCGAGCTGAGTGAGGGCAAGCACGTGCTCGGCCGCGCCGCCGACTGTGATGTCGTGCTGCCCGAGTCGTCCGTGTCGCGCCGCCATGCCGAGCTGGAGTACGCCAGCGGCCGCGTCCGCGTGCGCGACCTGGGCAGCCACAACGGCACCCAGGTGAACGGCGCCACCTGCGAAGGCTGGCGCGACGTGGGCCCCGGCGACCAGCTCACGCTGGGCCGGGCCACCTTCGCGCTGGGCGGCAACCTCGACTCGCAGGCGCTGATGACCATCGTCGGCGACCGCCAGTCGGCCGGCGTGGCCATCACCTGGCAGGAAGCGACCGGGCGCGACAGCGGTACGCGACAGACCGCCCGACGGGCCGGCAAGCGCGCCGAACTGTTCACGGTCCTGGCCGAAGCCGGGAGCCTGCTCGTCACGCCGGGTACGCCGGAAGAGCTGTTCGAGCCGATCCTCGACCTGGTCGATGCCGCCGTGATGCCGGAGCGCGCCCTCATCGCGCTGCTGGACGAAGGCACGGGCGAACCCCAGGTGCGCGCCTCGCGCGTGCGTGGCGGCGGCCAGGCATCGAACCTCATGCTCAGCCGCACCGTCATCAACCGTGTGCTCGGCGAGCGGGTGTCGTTCCTCATCGAGGACGCACAGCAGGACGTCGCCTTCCAGGCGCAGATGAGCATCGTCAGCCAGGGTGTGCGCACGGCCATCGCGGCACCCCTGTTCGACAACGAGAACGTCATCGGCCTGCTCTATGCCGACTCGGCCGACTCGCACGACCGCTACACCACCGACGAGCTGAAGGCCTTCACGCTGCTGGCCAACTGCGTGGCCGTGGCGCTGACGCACGCGCGCTACCACACGATGGAAGCCGAGAAGCAGCGACTGGAAGGCGAACTGGGCGCGGCGCGGCGCATCATGAGCACGCTGTTGCCCGACCGGGCTCCGGACATCGCGGGCTGGGAACTGGTGCCGCACCTGGTCTCGTGCACCGAGGTGGGCGGCGACCTCTACGACGTGTTCGCGCTGCCGGACGGCAGGGTGATGGTGGTCGTGGGCGACGTGGCGGGCAAGGGGCTCGGCGCGGCGCTGCTGGTCTCGTCGCTGCGGCCGCTGCTGCGGGGCCTGTCCGGTCCGTGTTCAGACCCGGCGAAGCTGGTCGAGCGCCTCGACGCGGTGCTGTACCCGGTCACCGAGCCCGTGCGGTACGCGACGCTCTTCGTGGGCGTGCTGGACCCGGCAACCGGCCAGCTCGAGTACGTCAACGCCGGGCACAATCCGCCCTACCTGGTGCGGGCCGGCGGCGCGATCGAGATCCTGGCCCCGACCGGCATGCCGGTCGCGCTGGTCGGCGAGGGCACCTGGACGGCGCGATCGCTGACCATGGACCCGGGCGACCTGCTGGCGTTGTTCACGGACGGGATTCCCGAGGCCTGGAACGAGGCCGAGGACGAATACGGCGACGCGCGGCTGCTGCAGGTGCTCAAGGACACGCGCGAACGCGGCGCCGACAGTGTGCGCGACGCGGTGCTGGCCGACCTCACGGAGTTCGTGGGGGACGCGTCGGCCAGCGACGACGTCACGCTGGTGCTGGTGCGCAGGCTGCCGTAGCCGCCCCGCGCTATTGCCGGAACAGGGCCTTCACCGAGCCCCAGGTCTGCGTCTCCACGCCCACCGGCGACATGGCCTGGATCTCGATGACGAGATCGTTGAAATCGTTGTCGGTCTTCGACCAGTTGTATGACGGCGCAATGCTCGTCCCGTAGTCGAGATCTTCCCAGGCAAGCACATACGTGGGCACGCCACCCGACAGGTGCGTGATGTTGAACACCAGGCACTGCGGGTCGCCGTTGAAGGGCGCGTGCGTGGCGGCCACGCCATTGGTGCCCTTGTCGTTGTAGAAGCGGTTCGTGAAGAACAGCTCCGGCTCCGGCGCGTGCGCGCCGCCGTCCAGCGTCCCGTTCGGGTTCAGGTAGAAGCCGAAGCGGGTCATGCCGTTCGGGAACGAGATCGACGCCGTGGCGCCGGCGCTGAGCGGACCATCGAAGACGATGCCGTCATCGCTGCCGTCGATGACCGGGGCGCCCGCCAGCGACTCCTCGTACCAGCCCAGCGTGTTGCGGTTCGAGAAGCCCGCGATCTCGCGGACGATGAGCCCGTTCAGGCCGAGATCCTGCCAGTAGGCGGGATCGGCATCGCCGGGATTATGGCCTTCGTAGTCGGTGGCGACGTTGATGACGCCGACGCCGTACCGCGTATCCAGGATCTGCTGCAACGGGACATTGTCCCACGAAGTGCCGAATGTGATGTCCACGGCGCCGACGATGGTCGGGCAGGCCAGCAGGGCTGCGCCGACGACCAGGGCCAGCGACGGGAAACGGGCGAATCGGTGCCGCATGCTGCGTCCTCTCAATGGTCCTTGCGGGGCGGTGTCCCCCTGACACCGGCCCATGAGTCTAGCATGGTGGATTTAATGTCGATCAAACAAATCATGAATGACCATCTATCGACTTCTTACATGAGCAATGGTGCGTCCTCTGCCGCTATCGCAACATCTTTTCACGCTTGACTTTGCTGTATACATCACGATTTTGTGATATTTGGTCAAAATAGTTGGCTTGCGGAACCGACCGCAAAGGCCCGTGGCTCCCGCGGGGTTGATGGACTAGAATGCCGGCACGTCCGGGACCCTCCCGTGGCACTTCCCGCCGGAAAGGACCAGTCATGCTGAACGCCGCCTTCACCAGGATCGGACTGTCGCCCATCGTCGAGATCAGCGAGCGGATCCGCGATGTGGCCCCGCGCTGGGAAGCGAAGACCGGTGCGAAGTTCGCCTACCTGCAGCGCGGCGAGCTGGCGGACAACACGCCGGCCTACATCACGCGCGCCATGGAGCAGGCCGTGGCTGCCGGCCTGACGCGCTACCCGAAGTCGGGCGGCGAACCCTGGTTCAAGGATGCGGTGCTGGCGCGCATGGCGGAGAACGGGCTGACCGGCCTTGGCCGCGAGCACGTGATCTGCACCTACGGCGGCCAGGAAGGCCTGCAGCTGGTGTTCAACATGTTCGCGGGCGGACGCGTGGTCTCGTTCGCTCCGACCTGGTCGTGCGTGCTGGACAACATCGCGCCCTATGCGGGCTGTACGCTGGACGAGGTGGCGCTGGTGGAACGCGACGGCCGGCTCGACATCGACTTCGCGCAGGTCGAGGCGAAGCTGCCGGGCGCCGCTCTGCTCTACGTGAACTCGCCGCAGAACCCCACGGGCAAGGTGTTCTCGCGCGAGGAGCTGTCGCGCCTGAACGACCTGTGCGTGAAGCACGGCGTGCACATCGTCTCGGACGAGGCCTACGAGGACTTCGTCTTCGGCGGCGCGAAGCACGTGAGCATGCTCCAGTTTCCCGGCGACCACATCTTCGGCGTCTTCACCTGCTCGAAATCGTATGCCGCGACCGGCTTCCGCATCGGCTACACCGTCTGTCGCAATGCCGGCATCATCGCGAAGCTGACGCTCGGCGAGTACACGCAGACGGGCGGCGTGGTGCCGTTCATCCAGAAGGCGTTCGTCGAGGCCATGACGAACGAGGCCGAGCGCCAGGCCTGGCTCGAGCCGCTGCTGGCGAAGTTCGCACGCCGTCGCGAGCTGATCGTCGAGAAACTAGGTCCGGTGCTCGGCCCCGGGCTGTACCGCCCCGAGGGCGCGTTCTACTTCTTCCTGAACCTGAAGGGCCTGGTGCCCGAGGCGCCCGCCGGCCAGTCGCAGGGCGAGTTCACGCTGCAGCGCTTCCTCGACGCGGGCGTGGCGGTGATTCCCGGCACGGCCTTCGGCGGGGCCGAATATGCGCACCACGTGCGGATCTCGTTCTCGGGGATTGAAGAGGCGGAACTCGCCAAGGCGCTCGATCGCATCACCAGTCAGGTATTCACCGGGACGAAGCGCGCGAGCGCGTAATCCCGCCAGCTCTCGATCAGGCCAGCCGCCGGTGCCCCAGCGCCGGCAGCCGGCGCCTTACCTCGGCCTGCCGGGCGAAGTCCAGCGTCGCCGTCACGATCTCCGTGCCGCGATCGCTGCCGCGAGCCAGCACCACGCCCCACGGGTCGACAATCAGGCTGTTGCCGTGGGTCATGACGCCGCCCGAGCCGGGGCCCGTCTGGCCCGGCGCCAGCACGAAGGCCTGGTTCTCGATGGCGCGCGCACGCAGCAGGCTCTCCCAGTGCGCGGCGCCGCTGGTGGCTGTGAACGAAGCGGGCACCGTGAGCAGCTCGGCGCGCTCATCCGCATAGCGCCGGTACAATTCGGGAAAGCGCAGGTCGTAGCAGATGCTCAGGCCGACCGTGTGGCCGAGCACGGTGGCGCACGTGGGCGTGTCGCCCGGCACGTACCAGTCCGACTCGCGGATGGCGACGCCGTCCACTTCCACGTCGAACAGGTGGATCTTGCGGTAGGTGGCGTTGATGCCGCCGTCCGGGCCGATCAGCACCGAGGTGTTGTGGACCTTGAAGCTGCCGGCGATGGCTTCGCAGACACTGCCGGCGAGGATGGCGGCGTTGAACTCCGCGGCGATGGCCTGCAGGCCGCGCGTGGAGGGGCCGGG
It encodes the following:
- a CDS encoding type IV toxin-antitoxin system AbiEi family antitoxin, coding for MARKPAMSGWVDQLQGLGSYTFTASLAESETGRSFVAVQTALRRLKEQRKIVSPRRGFYVVVPPEYRATGSPPASWFIDDLMRHLEQPYYVGLLSAAAIHGASHQQPMAFQVVTNQPTREMRAGKVTIRFSMNSKVERMPTTEIQTETGTMRVATPETTAFDLVRYQAAAGHLDNIATVLAELAERIDARALVGIAHLVKLPDVQRLGYLLDAVGEADVAAPMAEWLKAWNPRAIPLLPGQPARAGTDERWHVRPNAELEIDL
- a CDS encoding nucleotidyl transferase AbiEii/AbiGii toxin family protein — protein: MIPRANITAWRTHAPWPANEQVEQDLVLSRALVAMFSAEAVAAQAVFRGGTALHKLFLGAGRRYSEDIDLVQRDAGPIGELIGAIRGALDPWLGIPQWKQAQGRFTLIYRYETTFPPVATMRLKVEINTREHFAVLPIEQYPFVVENPWFSGTAALPVYHLDELLGTKMRALYQRRKGRDLFDLWVALRAGGATSARIVECFQRYMAHDGLTVSRAEFEANLTAKIRTATFREDIRPLVSADVAYDPAVAVQLVQRELLARLPGEPWKGLDR
- a CDS encoding MFS transporter, encoding MTDTPLTDALAGRGRLLGFSHGYWLLNVIEMFERLAYYLVRSVVAIYIMQADDPHGLHFTAADKGTIYALWFAFQSILPTFTGGFADRYGYKRSLFFAITLNVLGYCLMATQTSFLGFTFGVVVLATGTAFFKPSLQGSLAQNLDRTNSSLGWGIFYWVVNVGAAIGPMLANFIRHDYSWQALFFTAAAVMSLNYLMLFTFKDFASGSDKTASPLQVLTRTLRTLGDWRLATWLAIMSCFWLMMYTLWDLHPNFLTDWNDSGGTAAFFRSSPLFPDKWAIETDRGLQVPQEILLNLNALLIVLLMIPVSWLVRKMRTLESMVIGMGMATIGVLVAGLTNLGSVFLLGVMGFSFGEMLTGPKKNEYLALIAPVDKKGLYLGFVNIPVGVGGLVGSKLQGYFYGNFGEKAVLAQKYLAEHAPGGGSWDGKLGSLDAAAGVARTEAFVKLQQVTGLDAAAATSLLWETYDPHLKVWLPFAGIGVVAIIALVFFARAARKWADMDA
- a CDS encoding PAS domain S-box protein, which gives rise to MAESADQVPGMVEKSTHVESERDYYRGVAECLGRKALTDAQDFTRLIDDLRATEAELRRGREDLERQVAARTADLTRSNSELAEITSRYDELVRRIPNGVYTLRMRADGRPTFEYLSPRACLMLGYDHDAVLADADLGFAGIHPDDLDDLYRANEAATQAGDPLSWEGRFVVDGSIRWIRLDASQTVVPGGDVLWNGVVSDVTDRRLAQDELRDREHLYRLLNELAPNAITVSDLEGRIRMANRAALQLFGEDEDAELVGRSVFEWVAPESRELAQAKLLELFTVSRFQGLEFGFLRRDGSRFDGEADVSLVRDEQGRPRMVIIVASDLTQRRRLEGERLRLQKLEAIGTLAGGLAHDFNNLLQGVFGYISLARMKLEDPAAAAAMLAQAERASGQAVSLTSQLLTFAKGGKPQKKRLSLPAVVEGATHFALSGTSTVCALDAPAGLWDADADEGQIVQVVQNIVMNASQAMQQAGVVRIELANLELPGGSDAALPAGGRFVVVRIADAGVGIAPSYLPRIFDPYFTTKQSGSGLGLATTWSIVKRHGGSIRVASEPGRGTTFEVLLPAAAAEAGPMTSEPSAGKAAPGQRRLRVLVMDDEELIRSVAGAMIGSLGHTVDEAVDGREAVDLVERAIAAGQPYDIVVLDLTVRGGMGGDEAIGLIRALAPGIRAVVSSGYSDSAVVAEFRAHGFDAFLNKPYTLEALREVLVVPPAH
- a CDS encoding FIST C-terminal domain-containing protein yields the protein MTGVGISYGNDADAYSLGRDTAAAALRAGGLGQADLLAAFCSGHSDAHRFHAGLRSVVGGATPIIGGSSLGVITNEALSYQGHPAAVAAIRSDKVAFRVAAAGGLDVDEVAAGRTLARGLARSKADKALYVLYDSIRTPAGQPGPPVLNASAPLLAGIEELLPGDVPILGAGLLGEYGFGSTWQFDGRGVVSQHVVACLISGDCSVDHTIMHGCIPLDGVYRRITRMQGDVVHELDGRPLPEIIDELFGNRDWRGERPVIMNLTLGINCGERFGPPRESQYVNRLLTGVTPDGDGVGMFEADLAVGQEVQFMVRDNRMMLQSVRENAPALVARARAGGRRPFLALYISCGGRTAAQSRTDQEEAAEVQRVTREAGIPLLGIWSGVEIAPLLGRSRGLDWTGVLVVLSEGG